The DNA window TCTTCAGAATTTTGTCATGTCCATATAAGatgaaaaaaagatttattatctTTATAGGTTCTTTTGCAACATTTGCCTATTGCCCACGTACCTAACACTAGTTTCTGTCAGATCAGTCCATAGTCTGGGTATGTTCTAATTTGTATTTGAATGGAGTCCACACATTACCAAGGTTGCTAAGTggaataatgtattttaattgtttaaagcAGACATACTTGCATCCCAATGTATAGAGGATACTAGATTGGCAATAAGTTGGTAGGTACATTTTTCAGAAAGCGGTATTTGCACAGTCCAAGCCAAGTAGAGCCACACATTGTTCAGTTATTCCTATGCTTGCTGCCTCTCTATTGTCCCAGTGTCCAATGCAGCTTAACAATGCAGCTGCTTTGTAATCTGCTTGTCCAGCACTTTAAGATTGTATACACTCTCCTCTGTCACATAAATTAGTCCATTATCTTATATTCAACTTCATCCAGGATCTTAAGCCCTGGCCAGAACAAATCCAGATTTGTGGCAAAGTAGGAAAAGAATAGCCTCTGTCTCAGATCCTGATGGAATTCTAATTTTTGTCTAAAATGCCACTAGGTGGGCTGCCTATCTGCATTTCTGTCAGTATCCTTGTCTTCCCACTTTCACTATGATGGCCTGGGCCTGTCAAGGTGGCAGATCTTGTCAAATTGGCAATTAACACTAACAATTTCCCTATTTTAGGAGCCAGTGACTTTTGAGGATGTGGCTGTGAACTTCAGCCCAGGAGAGTGGGCTTTCTTGGATTCTAGTCAAAAGAAGCTCTACAGAGATGTGATGACAGAAATTTTTATGAACCTGATCTCCataggtaaaaaaacaaaacaaaacaaaaaaacccactatgATTCTTTTGCTTATTCAGTGAGAGAAGAGCTGTTTATTGCTTATCTGTATAGTTTCATGAATTGAAATATTGAAAGGTGACTGTAGCATGCCAAGTCATATTATACCACAGTAAAAGGTAGACTGTAATAAGTGTTTTCTAGTGCTAGCTAAGTCATAATGATTTCTTTTGATTTACTTccagggaagacagaagaaaacattgaagAGGAGTGTGCAAATGACAGAAATCTCCGGTAATTCACACTCAAAAGGGGGAATTTGCATCAAGTATTTGCAATTTATTTCAGAAACTATAAAAGCCAAGCCAATAATCCAACTACATCTAAATGTAAAAATGGTTCTATGacaaatttttctaaaatttgcaTTGAGTTTGTCCATCCAGAATTGTTGAGGACTCCATCTGTATTAATATTTTCTGAATGTGTTACAACATTAGGCAGTGTAAAACATTTTCCATTTGAAATAGGCAACATGCAATAcagtattttaatatatttttatcaggTTGTCTTTAGGATTTGGATATATGCCTCTATATTAAATACAGtgaatttcagtttttaaattggaATCTAACATCAACAAATCTCACGAAGGTTACTCCAGTATTTCAAATTTCATCATGCTTGATCAGTATCCTTTGCATGAGTAATTTTTCTCAGAGTTAGCTGGTATAGACATTTTCAAAactaattctttgataatttcatgcatgtatgcaatgTATCTGATTATAGAGAtatccttctcctttctctccaacTCCTCTGGTACCCTTCCTCACATCCCTCTTCCAGATACATGTCTTCttgtttaaagtttttttttataaccCATGGAATCAAAGTAGTATTACCTATATAGCAGGGTACTGGATACAGGGTATTCCAGCATGAGAACCCACAAAGGTCCATATTCTTGAAGAAAAATTCCTTATAAAAGTAAAGTTTCTACTTAGTATTGTCCCTTAGATCAGGATCTTTCTTTGTGAACCTCAAAGTTGGGGTCATTCTACTGCCTCCTAAATACTCTGTCAATGGGAGGTAATGGGAGTGAGCCACAGCATCCAGCCACCAATGCTTCTCTTGCCTAATCTTAAAATATTAGTTatgctcttttcattttttctttgtagaaCTCAGGTGGTTGAGAGAGACTGTAAATATGGAGATGCTTGTCAGTGTGAAGCCCACCACCAGATCCCAGAGTACGTTGTTAATGAGGACATGCCTTCTGCAACCACAGTATttgaaagcagtgtgtgtgtaagaggcaCTATTGGTCATTTACCCTCAGATGTGCATCTCATAGGCGAAACTGGAAAGAAACCATGTGAGAATAAGGGACATGTGGAGGTAGCTTTTCAACATGAGAAACATTATACAGATTTCACTTCTAAATGCCTTCAGGGGTTCAAAAGTCCTAGGCACatagtttataaaaagaaacaatctaATGATGCCTATAGAATTAGCACTTCTGATAAAAATTATGAGCAAATTTACAGTGATGGCACATGTCAGAAATATAATCAGTTTGAAAAAGCCATCAGGAAATACACTTACTTTCAAATGTATGAAAGAATCCACACTGGAGTGAAATCATTTATGTGTAAGCAATGTGGAGAAACCTTTATTAATTTCAGTCAGCTTGTCTACCATGAAAAAATTCATACCGGAAAGGAATGTTATGTGTGTAATCAATGTGGAAAAGCATTTAGACATTATTCCTACcttcagaaacatgaaaaaatcCACAGTGGAGATACACCCTATGTATGTAAgcaatgtggcaaagccttcGTTCGTTCATCACACCTTCTTGTCCATGAAAGAATTCACACTGGTGAGAAACCTTACACATGTAAGcattgtgggaaagccttcagccATCACAGTGCCTGTTATAGACATGAAATAATCCACACTGAAGAGAAACCCTACGTTTGTAAGCAATGTGGAAAAGCATTTACTTGTTCTACATCCCTTCGCAACCATgaaagaattcacactggagaaaaaccttaTGCATGTAAGCAGTGTGGCAAATCCTTCATCCAGCGTGATGCTTGTTACAACCATGAAAGaactcacactggagaaaagccctATGTATGTAAGCAGTGTGGGAAGGCATTTACATGGTCTACATGCCTTCGAAACcatgaaagaacacatactggagagaaaccttatgctTGTAAGCATTGTGGAAAAGCCTTCACCCATTCTAGTACCCGTTACAGTCatgaaagaatacatactgggGAAAAGCCATATGTATGTAAAAAGTGTGGGAAGGCCTTCATTCATTCCAGTCATCTTATCAGCCATGAGAAGATCCACACAGGGGAGAAACCTTATCCATGTAAGCATTGTGGGAAAGCTTTCATTCAGCGTAAGGCTTGTTACAATCATGAACGaactcacactggagaaaagcctTATGTATGTAAACACTGTGGGAAAGCATTTAGGTGTTCCACATATCTTCGGAACCATGAAAGgactcacactggagagaaaccttatataTGTAAGCATTGTGGAAAAGCCTTCACACATCAGAGTGCCCGTTACCGTCATGAAcgaattcacactggagagaaaccgtaTGTATGTAAAAaatgtggaaaagccttcagTGATTGCAGCTATCTCGTGAAGCATGAAAGAATTCattggagagaaaccttacacaTGTAAAAATAGGGAAGCTTTTATGTGTCCCACATCCCTTTATATGCATGAAAGAGCCAACAGAAAAGAACTGAAGTGTTTACAGCAGTATATCTGATGGCCTTGTCTGTGGACAACTTCCTTATATTGTGAGGTATAAAAGAAAAGT is part of the Cricetulus griseus strain 17A/GY chromosome 5, alternate assembly CriGri-PICRH-1.0, whole genome shotgun sequence genome and encodes:
- the LOC100750406 gene encoding LOW QUALITY PROTEIN: zinc finger protein 883 (The sequence of the model RefSeq protein was modified relative to this genomic sequence to represent the inferred CDS: inserted 2 bases in 1 codon); translation: MHLKEEMEPVTFEDVAVNFSPGEWAFLDSSQKKLYRDVMTEIFMNLISIGKTEENIEEECANDRNLRTQVVERDCKYGDACQCEAHHQIPEYVVNEDMPSATTVFESSVCVRGTIGHLPSDVHLIGETGKKPCENKGHVEVAFQHEKHYTDFTSKCLQGFKSPRHIVYKKKQSNDAYRISTSDKNYEQIYSDGTCQKYNQFEKAIRKYTYFQMYERIHTGVKSFMCKQCGETFINFSQLVYHEKIHTGKECYVCNQCGKAFRHYSYLQKHEKIHSGDTPYVCKQCGKAFVRSSHLLVHERIHTGEKPYTCKHCGKAFSHHSACYRHEIIHTEEKPYVCKQCGKAFTCSTSLRNHERIHTGEKPYACKQCGKSFIQRDACYNHERTHTGEKPYVCKQCGKAFTWSTCLRNHERTHTGEKPYACKHCGKAFTHSSTRYSHERIHTGEKPYVCKKCGKAFIHSSHLISHEKIHTGEKPYPCKHCGKAFIQRKACYNHERTHTGEKPYVCKHCGKAFRCSTYLRNHERTHTGEKPYICKHCGKAFTHQSARYRHERIHTGEKPYVCKKCGKAFSDCSYLVKHERIHXGEKPYTCKNREAFMCPTSLYMHERANRKELKCLQQYI